In Streptomyces sp. NBC_01707, a genomic segment contains:
- a CDS encoding thioredoxin-like domain-containing protein, whose protein sequence is MATRARVRAPELVGKGGWLNTGDQQYTLADLRGRIVILDFWTFCCVNCLHVLDELRDLEEKHRDTVVIIGVHSPKFVHEAEHQAVVDAVERYEVHHPVLDDPELATWKQYAVRAWPTLVVIDPEGYVVAQHAGEGHAHAIEKLVEELEAEHAAKGTLRRGDGPYVAPEPVATHLRFPGKALLLPDGGFLVSDTTRHRLVEIERDGETVRRHFGTGDRGLADGAPDEVRFSEPQGLAVLPDGRIAVADTVNHAIRALDLTTGVTTTLAGTGHQWWQGSPASGPAREVDLSSPWDVAWFADRLWIAMAGVHQLWSYDPESGTVQVAAGTTNEGLVDGPADEAWFAQPSGLAASADGERLWVADSETSALRYVDRDGSVHTAVGTGLFDFGHRDGAADQALFQHPLGVTALPDGSVAVSDTYNHSLRRYDPATGEVTTLATDLREPSDAVVVDGDLVVVESARHRLTRLRLPEEAVRVADQAHRTQRAATEIAPGTLRLDVVFQAPAGQKLDTRYGPSTRLLVSSTPPELLAEGAGPGTDLFRDLVLADGVSEGVLHVSAMAASCDDDPANEYPACHVHQQDWGVPVRVSAQGTSRLPLVLAGMDEQA, encoded by the coding sequence ATGGCAACACGTGCGCGCGTCAGGGCCCCCGAGCTGGTCGGCAAGGGTGGCTGGCTCAATACCGGCGACCAGCAATACACCCTCGCTGACCTGCGGGGACGCATCGTCATTCTGGATTTTTGGACGTTCTGCTGTGTGAACTGTCTGCATGTCCTCGATGAGCTGCGTGACCTGGAGGAGAAGCACCGCGACACCGTGGTGATCATCGGCGTGCATTCGCCGAAGTTCGTCCACGAGGCCGAGCACCAGGCCGTCGTCGACGCCGTCGAGCGGTACGAGGTCCACCACCCCGTCCTCGACGACCCCGAACTCGCCACCTGGAAGCAGTACGCCGTCCGCGCCTGGCCGACACTGGTCGTCATCGACCCCGAGGGCTACGTCGTCGCCCAGCACGCCGGCGAGGGCCATGCGCACGCCATCGAGAAGCTCGTCGAGGAGCTGGAGGCCGAGCACGCCGCGAAGGGCACGCTGCGCCGTGGCGACGGCCCGTACGTGGCGCCCGAGCCCGTCGCCACGCATCTGCGCTTCCCCGGCAAGGCCCTGCTGCTGCCGGACGGCGGCTTCCTCGTCTCCGACACCACCCGGCACCGCCTCGTCGAGATCGAACGGGACGGTGAGACGGTCCGCCGTCACTTCGGCACCGGGGACCGGGGGCTCGCGGACGGCGCGCCCGACGAGGTCCGGTTCAGTGAGCCGCAGGGGCTTGCCGTGCTGCCCGACGGCCGGATCGCCGTCGCCGACACCGTCAACCACGCCATCCGCGCCCTCGACCTCACGACCGGGGTGACGACGACCCTCGCGGGCACCGGCCACCAGTGGTGGCAGGGCTCCCCGGCGTCCGGTCCGGCCCGAGAGGTCGACCTCTCCTCCCCGTGGGACGTCGCCTGGTTCGCCGACCGGCTGTGGATCGCCATGGCAGGCGTCCACCAGCTGTGGTCGTACGACCCCGAGTCCGGAACCGTGCAGGTCGCCGCGGGCACGACCAACGAAGGACTTGTCGACGGTCCGGCAGACGAGGCCTGGTTCGCCCAGCCGTCCGGACTTGCCGCCTCGGCCGACGGTGAACGGCTCTGGGTCGCCGACTCGGAGACGTCCGCGCTGCGGTACGTGGACCGCGACGGGAGCGTGCACACGGCTGTCGGCACCGGCCTCTTCGACTTCGGTCACCGCGACGGCGCCGCCGACCAGGCGCTCTTCCAGCACCCGCTGGGCGTGACCGCGCTGCCCGACGGGTCCGTCGCCGTCAGCGACACGTACAACCACTCCCTGCGCCGTTACGACCCCGCCACCGGCGAGGTCACCACGCTGGCCACCGATCTGCGCGAGCCGAGCGATGCCGTGGTGGTCGACGGCGATCTCGTCGTCGTCGAGTCCGCCCGGCACCGGCTGACCCGGCTGCGGCTGCCCGAGGAGGCCGTACGCGTCGCCGACCAGGCGCACCGCACCCAGCGCGCGGCCACCGAGATCGCCCCCGGCACGCTCCGGCTGGATGTGGTCTTCCAGGCACCCGCCGGTCAGAAGCTGGACACCCGGTACGGTCCCTCGACCCGGCTGCTGGTCTCGTCGACCCCGCCCGAGCTGCTGGCGGAGGGCGCCGGCCCCGGCACCGATCTCTTCCGCGACCTGGTCCTGGCCGACGGCGTCAGCGAAGGCGTCCTGCATGTGTCCGCGATGGCGGCGTCCTGCGACGACGACCCGGCCAACGAGTACCCGGCCTGCCACGTCCACCAGCAGGACTGGGGCGTCCCCGTCCGCGTGAGTGCGCAGGGGACGTCGCGGCTGCCGCTGGTGCTCGCCGGAATGGACGAGCAGGCCTGA
- a CDS encoding carbon-nitrogen family hydrolase: protein MRASLIQIAVDPDESVNSRRDRVASLVADQRGADLVVLPELWPVGAFAYTAFADEAEPLHGPTHDLMAKAAADAGVWLHAGSFVERADDGTLYNTSLVFTPEGERAAAYRKIHRFGFDKGEAVMMGAGEELVTVALPQTTLGLATCYDLRFPELFRGLVDAGAQTLVIPAGWPERRRAHWTLLAQARAVENQAYVLAVGTAGTHAGVEQAGRSIAVDPWGEVLAEAGADEEVLTVEFDPAGVAATREQFPALKDRRLGLAPPSSSR, encoded by the coding sequence GTGCGCGCCTCCCTCATCCAGATCGCAGTAGACCCGGACGAATCCGTCAATTCCCGCAGGGATCGCGTGGCGTCGTTGGTCGCGGACCAGCGTGGCGCCGATCTGGTGGTCCTACCCGAACTCTGGCCGGTCGGCGCGTTCGCGTACACCGCTTTCGCCGACGAGGCCGAACCGCTGCACGGGCCCACCCACGACCTGATGGCGAAGGCCGCGGCCGACGCCGGAGTCTGGCTGCACGCCGGCTCCTTCGTGGAGCGTGCCGACGACGGCACGCTCTACAACACCTCGCTGGTCTTCACCCCGGAGGGCGAGCGGGCAGCCGCCTACCGCAAGATCCACCGCTTCGGCTTCGACAAGGGCGAGGCGGTGATGATGGGCGCCGGCGAGGAACTCGTGACGGTCGCCCTGCCGCAGACCACGCTCGGCCTCGCCACCTGCTACGACCTGCGCTTCCCCGAACTGTTCCGCGGCCTCGTCGACGCGGGCGCGCAGACGCTCGTCATCCCGGCGGGCTGGCCGGAGCGGCGTCGCGCCCACTGGACGCTGCTGGCCCAGGCGCGCGCCGTCGAGAACCAGGCGTACGTCCTGGCCGTCGGCACCGCCGGCACCCACGCCGGGGTCGAGCAGGCCGGGCGCAGCATCGCCGTCGACCCGTGGGGCGAGGTGCTCGCCGAGGCGGGCGCGGACGAGGAGGTGCTCACCGTGGAGTTCGACCCGGCTGGGGTCGCCGCCACGCGGGAACAGTTCCCGGCGCTGAAGGACCGACGGCTGGGTCTCGCCCCGCCGTCGAGCAGCCGCTGA
- a CDS encoding maleylpyruvate isomerase family mycothiol-dependent enzyme, with the protein MTVHPSLQTYADAWTHSVESIAELVKPLAEGEWNRRTPCPGWSVRDIVSHIIGMECEQLGDPRPIHTLPRDLYHVQNDFTRYMEMQVDVRRHHTAPEMTSELEYTIIRRSRQLRNESRDPETMTRAPLGAEQTLELALRMRAFDVWVHEQDLRATLGAPGNLDSPGAAIARDALLAALPKVVAKDAGAPPNSAVVLDVHGPVEFLRTVRVDADGRGSVDGSPSLGPAVTLSMDWETYVRLACGRVRPAAVADRIKVEGDQELATAILQNFAVTP; encoded by the coding sequence GTGACCGTCCATCCCAGCCTCCAGACCTACGCCGATGCCTGGACCCACTCCGTCGAGTCGATAGCCGAGCTGGTGAAGCCGCTCGCCGAGGGGGAGTGGAACCGCCGTACACCGTGCCCCGGTTGGTCGGTGCGCGACATCGTCTCGCACATCATCGGCATGGAGTGCGAGCAGCTCGGCGATCCGCGGCCGATCCACACGCTGCCGCGCGATCTCTACCACGTACAGAACGACTTCACCCGCTACATGGAGATGCAGGTCGATGTGCGGCGCCACCACACCGCACCCGAGATGACCTCCGAGCTGGAGTACACGATCATCCGCCGCTCCCGTCAGCTGCGGAACGAGTCGCGTGACCCGGAGACCATGACCCGCGCGCCGCTCGGCGCCGAGCAGACCCTGGAACTGGCGCTGCGGATGCGGGCCTTCGACGTCTGGGTGCACGAGCAGGATCTGCGGGCGACGCTGGGTGCGCCCGGCAACCTGGACTCCCCCGGAGCCGCCATCGCACGGGACGCGCTGCTCGCCGCGCTGCCGAAGGTGGTCGCCAAGGACGCGGGCGCGCCGCCCAATTCGGCGGTCGTGCTCGATGTGCACGGGCCGGTGGAGTTCCTGCGCACGGTCAGGGTCGACGCGGACGGCCGTGGTTCGGTGGACGGTTCGCCTTCGCTGGGGCCCGCGGTGACGCTGTCGATGGACTGGGAGACCTACGTCCGGCTGGCCTGCGGTCGGGTTCGCCCGGCGGCGGTCGCGGACCGGATCAAGGTCGAGGGCGACCAGGAGCTGGCGACGGCGATCCTGCAGAACTTCGCCGTGACGCCGTAA